The proteins below are encoded in one region of Oncorhynchus tshawytscha isolate Ot180627B linkage group LG04, Otsh_v2.0, whole genome shotgun sequence:
- the LOC121846403 gene encoding extensin-like, whose amino-acid sequence MSYCEEEEEEEEEAKKIQLPPPPHHPTERSSHPLHPITLQKDPATPSTPSPHRKIQPPPPPYHPTERSSHPPPPSITLQKDPAITPSTLYHPTERSSYPLHPITPQKDPATPSTLSPYRKIQLPPPLHPITPQKDPATPSTLSPYRKIQLPPPPSITLQKDPATPFHPPLSPYRKIQLPPLHPPSTLYHPRERSSYPPPPSITLQKDPATPSTLYHPTERSSYPLHPPSTPSPYKKIQLPPHPLSPYRKIQLPPPPSITLQKDPATPLHPLSP is encoded by the coding sequence AAAGATCCAGCTACCCCCTCCACCCCATCACCCCACAGAAAGATCCAGCCACCCCCTCCACCCTATCACCCTACAGAAAGATCCAGCTACCCCCTCCACCCCATCACCCCACAGAAAGATCCAGCCACCCCCTCCACCCTATCACCCTACAGAAAGATCCAGccacccccctccaccctctatcaCCCTACAGAAAGATCCAGCtatcaccccctccaccctctatcaCCCTACAGAAAGATCCAGCTACCCCCTCCACCCCATCACCCCACAGAAAGATCCAGCCACCCCCTCCACCCTATCACCCTACAGAAAGATCCAGctacctccacccctccaccccatcaCCCCACAGAAAGATCCAGCCACCCCCTCCACCCTATCACCCTACAGAAAGATCCAGctaccccctccaccctctatcaCCCTACAGAAAGATCCAGCTACCCCCTTCCACCCCCCTCTATCACCCTACAGAAAGATCCAGCTacctcccctccaccccccctccaccctctatcaCCCTAGAGAAAGATCCAGCTacccccctccaccctctatcaCCCTACAGAAAGATCCAGctaccccctccaccctctatcaCCCTACAGAAAGATCCAgttaccccctccaccccccctccacccCATCACCCTACAAAAAGATCCAGCTACCCCCCCACCCTCTATCACCCTACAGAAAGATCCAGctaccccctccaccctctatcaCCCTACAGAAAGATCCAGCTacccccctccaccctctatcaCCTTAG